The Pseudorasbora parva isolate DD20220531a chromosome 19, ASM2467924v1, whole genome shotgun sequence genomic sequence GGAAATGGCGGAGTGCTGCAGCTCACTCAGGGCGGGATCTATCTACGCTAATAGGGCAGATCGCCACCAGTCATGGGCGGGGATTATGCAAGAGTCATCTCAGGGACATCTGGAACCGCTCGTTGGGAGAGACCGTTTATAATTTAGTGATTATAAAAAAAGGAGTGGTGGTTTCTTACTATTAAAGGCTGGTTGTTTACACAGTGGACACATATCTGCACTGAATTTTGCATAATGGGTCCTTTTTAAACCAgcacaatttaataaaatgcatttaagaGATATTGGACTCTGGCTTGAGAAGTAGATCAGTGGATCAATATAGAAATCAGGGTTTAAACCCCAGAACGTTTCGAGTTTCTGTAGATGAAGACACTCACAGAAATAAGGGTGCTCCATTGCCTCGCGGGCGGTGAGGCGAGCTTGGTGGTCATAGCGCAACAGTTTGTCCAGGAAGTCCAGCGCTTCGGTACTGACCAGGTGCTGGTTCTCGCTGTGGACAAACCGTTCCCACCTTTTCCGGGAATgtctggagagagagagaggacaaTGAATGAAACATAGTAaaatcctttaaactgtgtatGGTGTAAAAGTTTTACAGGCATAAACACAATCACACGTCTCAATGTACCTTCCCAAAATGTCGTTGAACCGTGGGTCGAGCTCAATGTTGTATTTGTCGATGTAGTCGTAGAGGTCCTCTGTGCCCAGGACTTTGGCAATCCGTACAAGCTGGACAAAGACGTGTTAAACAGTACTGGTCAAAAACAGCAGAGGGCAGCAGACACCACACATCCAACAGACCAAACCAGCTGACGCGTTTTAGTAGGCCAACCTGAAGTCACCATCACCCTGGTTCCCTCCACAAAAACCCAACAGGACTTTACCACTGGCTTTcagataatttaaaaatatatatatcattctTGCATGTTTTGGTTTTCATGATAACTTTTTCAAATTGAGATAacatttatgaattttaaaGGCCTAAATACAACTGAACTACACCACGGTTGCAGAACTTCCACAGTTGCCCTAAtttactaaacattttcttaagTTTGAGGTAaaatagtttgtgtgtgtggttgtaaACATAAAGCTGTGAAAGGGACTACTAAGTAGATTCTGTGAGATGACGTTtaatgtccaaaaaaaaaaaacactgtagtCCCATTTCCAAGgggatattaataatttatgtcATAGAATAAAATGTCTGGAGCTTGTGTTAAAGTCCCACTGAACTGGAAGTAGCGAGTGagttcttcagtgctgtgacgtatttccaagtgaaacggtATATTGAACAGAGGGCAGGGTTTGACTTCAGCACTCCTCCTTTCCATCTCACGATCACACAAGACTAACTGATGGAGGGGAGTGGTTACGCATTTTAAACCGCAAGCCGTCAAACTGACATCAGCTGAGCAGGAACGCCGTTTCCAGACCGGAAGTacattttcagattttgattaaagattaccacgGCAAACTattatttttctgtgtattaacttgcacggattaattgttcaacctaagacctgtaatatgtgctaaAGTAAATAAGatcgattttgatttcatgaggacttaaACCAGAAACCTGATTTTAGGCATTTACCAAAAATCCATTTACAAAAAACAGATGGAGCCTGAATGCTAAAATGTACTCTTTTTCaggttttggcctacaaaaatctgcctctataattataattttatatatggttatattactatatataattatatacaatatattttaggACAGAACCAATGATTACTTTGATCTATAGATTAATCTGTTGATTATACAGATGTGACTAATCGATGATCAAATTGGTGATCAATTTTGTCGATTAGTTGTTGCAaccataatatattttatattattatttatatacttatGAATATGCAAAGTATGTACTGCAATTTATTTACCAAGACAGACAGTAGGACACTGGAACAAACTAACATCATCTTGATAACATCAGAAAGCGTCACAAATCTTTCTTTTCACTAACACAAGGGATTGTGGGAAATATTAGTGCATAAAATTctcaaatgacattttaaaaatatttcagcATCCAAGCACACTCTCCATGCTATAATCTGAggccagtgttgggtaagttccTCTTAAAAGGTAAATCATTACTAGCTAATAACAtcttcaacagtgtaattacatTACTGTACTAATTACtctcacttaaaaaaatattggttATTACTATTTTTTGTAATCCTATATTAACCATGACTAGCTGAACAAGCAAGGATAAACAAGAACCTGCACTTTTAATTTTAACTGCATAAATTATTGTGGAACTGAACAAAGTGTGTAAACGATGAATGTTacattaaacacacttaaattaaatatttgttaaatcTACTATTGCTTTATATAGAATTGTTGTATACAGTATTCAATGAAATTACATTAGAAGTAATACATTAAGTTACAGAAAAATTCTGAGTAATCCCTTacattactttttcaagggaaatgtaattagattacttaGTAATTAATGACCCCAACACTGTTTGAAGGAAATTAATTCTGATAATGTTGTAATATATAGTATATGAATTTTGATtacgctatataaatgtatatctgGAAACACCTGAAAGCAGCCGGTCTCACCTGATCATAGTTGTCGTGTCCGTGGAAAAAAGGCTCTTTCCGGAAGATCATACTGGCCAACATGCAGCCTAAGCTCCACATGTCTAAACTGTAGTCATACATCTGTGGGGAGAAACCAACATGAGCTTCAAAAAAAGCAGCAAAACTAAACAAACTAGCCAACCAACTCAATGTTATATGTTTCTGTATGTGCAATTGTGCATGTTCATTCAACAGAAGATTGAACAGATGCTTTTGATGCAAGATTTTTGCCTCAAACAACAACCAAGTCTTGTCCGTATCGCGGTCTCTCGCCTCACCTGATAGTCCACCAGAAGTTCAGGTCCTTTGAAATATCGGGACGCCACCCTGACGTTGTACTCCTGACTGGGGTGATAAAACTCTGCTAAGCCCCAGTCTATCAGACGCAGCTAAACAATAAAACACACGATCAGACAAGAATCAAATGTGAACTCAGTCAACAGGGGAACAATTAACGATTCATAAATACACTTTGATATACACAAGAGTGGCTCAGTTGATGCAGGGAATGTGCAAACTGTAGACGTTTTGAATTTGATCTAGCTCAAAGTAATGTCACAGCAACAAACAAAGCTTGTCTTTTACTACCGCAATTGTGATTGGTGCATGTAAGCGAGCTCGTCCTCATTTAGCCAATCAGACGTGTGGAGTGAGATGGCATTACACAAAGGCTGACGCAAGCGGGAAGTACCTTTCTGTGTTCATGGTCGATCATTACGTTGTGTGGCTTTACATCTCTGTGCATGATTCCCATACTGTGGCAGTAGTCCAAAGCCtgagagagacacagagagagaaccAGACTTCACAAACAGGCTTCTCATGTCTTGACAAATAAATAGTATTTCATTGTTTGTGGTTactagatatatatatatattttttttaattactgattaaatatttgtatattaaaaatatttgtaattataattatttttatatataattgaaatacaattttaatatactatataatttaatttaactcaatttacaaatacaaaaatagaATGTAAATTTAAGATCAATTAAAAAAGGTTGAATATTAAAAAACCGTCAGAGAATAATCTAATTTTATCTAataaaattatgaataaaaagaTTTGGCCTattttctaaaataaataaacgtataaatcaataaattgtaAATCGATGAAAACAGACAATATTTCTATTCTaataaaggtgtttttttttttaaccttctaTTCATCCAATAATCCCATTTCCGCAAAacatgaagcagcacaactgtttttaacattgataataatcataaatgtttcttgagcagcaaaccatcatatgagaatgaattctgaaggatcatgtgacactgaagacatgatgctgaacattcagctttaatcacaggaataatttacatttttacaacatATTCAAATAGAACTATTCCACAATATTATAACAGAAACAGGAGATTGTTGATCCTAATACAAAAATGGTGTGGGAATCAAAGACACAGCGAGAAACAGAAGGAGGGAAATGCAGCAAGAGTGGTAAAGGTGCAGAGGTTAATCagtggacagatgctctttctGCTGCAGTGACGCAGGTTTACCTGATCCAGATTAACTCCAGGATTCCCACACAACTGACTAACAGCCAGTGTACGTGAACAACATACTAAAACTGGAGCAATAAGATCCTCCAGAGTGTGTAACAGCTGCACAactagcagcagcaaaaaaatgcagaaagtggGGTTCAACTTGACAACTACACTGGGTTCAGGATGGGGAGGGTTTTAAACAGATTGGAAAAATACAGgtacaacaaaaaacaactttttagGTACAAGTGGGTACAGACTTGAGGTACTCTGGAGTTTCAGTGAAAGGCTTTATGATGATATCTGAAGGAACTTACCTTTAGGATCTCGTACATGTAGAACCGAATGTCGTAGTCTGATAGCGTTTGATACAATTGCTGCAAGACAGAACAAGCGGATGGTTGAGTTTaaacaaaaacagatttttGAGGTGGCAGAATCGATTTAGCAGGATGCAGAAATGATTTACCTTGAAGTCTGTGTTGTTCACATGTTCAAAAACCAGAGCTGGTGTTCGAGACTTGAGGGAGAAACACAAGAGACTTCAGTTAAAGATGCATTTGAGAATGAAGCGTTCTCGACAATACAGAATATATTTTTCAGGGTTCCCACACTTTGGTTAACTTCAAACTTAAGGACCTTTCAAGGACTTTCCAGGTCCAATACCCTCAAAGTCAAGGACTCGAGTAAGAGCAAGGGTACAATGCGTTACCTTGTaagatacatttttacagttttCATGCGTCACAACTTTTGGCCATATGACAGAGATCTGATCTTCTATTTGTTGAACTTGTTTTCCATAAATCTGAAGAATATTCAGTACATGACATGCTATACTATTTTCTACAATGATCTGATATTAACATTTGCATGGATTTTATTGAAAAGAGCTTAGGCTCATGTAACCAGAAGTCAAGATATATGAATataagtttttttaaaaataagatttACATTATCTTAACAAGCAAAGCAATGAAACATTGCATTAAATAAAATTTGGGCAACAGATTATCCCCGTTTTATGTTTATTGAACACAATATATAGTCATTGAACATATTTGGGTTTGGTGTAAGTACTGAAAACGTTGAGGCACCATCATAGTAGTTGTGCGCGTGTTAACGTCATGGCAAAGTAAAACACAAAGTACCTCACGTAACGCATAAATGTGCGTAACTAACGTAAATCAAGCAAGCTAGTCTGGCAACTTCTTGCACAAAAGAAATTCAAGTGCTTTCAATGACCTTAAAAAGCCATTTCAAAaacgttctttttttttttagattcacAAACTTTCGAGGATTTCAAGGACCCATGGGAACCCTGATTTTTATACCAAATATCAAGAAATCCGACTGACCACTGGATCCTTGACAATGTCTAGAAGTGTGATGATGTTGGGGCCGCCTCTCAAATTCTCCAAAATTTTGATTTCCCGCTtgattttcttcttctttactGGCTGCATATGGAAATAATGACAAAACAAGCAACACAAAATCATTAAAGACTGCAGTGGCAACACATTTAACTTCCATAATGTGTTACACAGAATATTCATTTGGAAATAACGTAGTGCAGGAATTGATTTTATCCATCCATGTTTGTTTGACAACATTATCGGAAGAGAAGAAAACTGAAATCAGATCAATGATGAACTTTACACAGTAGCTATGTTTACATGGACTTTTGGCTTAAATCTGAATGAATTCATTCAGGTTAATGAATCTGAATATGATGTTTGGATGATCGCTAAATAAACATGATCGGGTTGATGTGCGCATTTTTATAT encodes the following:
- the zgc:86598 gene encoding STKc_CK2_alpha domain-containing protein, which gives rise to MSGPVTSRSRVYPDVNTQRPREYWDYESHVVEWGNQDDYQLVRKLGRGKYSEVFEAINITNNEKVVVKILKPVKKKKIKREIKILENLRGGPNIITLLDIVKDPVSRTPALVFEHVNNTDFKQLYQTLSDYDIRFYMYEILKALDYCHSMGIMHRDVKPHNVMIDHEHRKLRLIDWGLAEFYHPSQEYNVRVASRYFKGPELLVDYQMYDYSLDMWSLGCMLASMIFRKEPFFHGHDNYDQLVRIAKVLGTEDLYDYIDKYNIELDPRFNDILGRHSRKRWERFVHSENQHLVSTEALDFLDKLLRYDHQARLTAREAMEHPYFYPIVKEQARMGSTSGLSTGSTPVSTSSMITGGVTSMSSSQPMANMAGSPVISSPSALATQVPAAAGAQP